A genomic segment from Thermotoga neapolitana DSM 4359 encodes:
- the rpoD gene encoding RNA polymerase sigma factor RpoD — protein MAEKKEAIMKDEQITENEQEKKFPPQIEKRIKKLINQGKKKGYITYEDIDKAFPPNYEEFDTNLIEKIYEELEKHGINIVESDSEEETETSTEELEELLEKESPEIHDASNVRDSIKMYLKEIGKIPLLTPAQERELARRAQMGDKKAKEKLITSNLRLVVSIAKRYMGRGLSFQDLIQEGNIGLLKAVEKFDWRKGYKFSTYATWWIRQAITRAIADQARTIRIPVHMVETINKLNRLRREYYQKYGEEPSVEELAKMMGKPPEKIKEILEAAKETISLESPIGEDEDSSIEDFVADESVPSPKKEAMRMLMREELEKVLKTLSPREAMVLRMRYGLLDGKPKTLEEVGQYFNVTRERIRQIEVKALRKLRHPSRSKYLKSLLSLMDENEG, from the coding sequence ATGGCGGAAAAGAAGGAAGCAATCATGAAAGATGAACAGATCACTGAAAATGAACAGGAAAAGAAGTTCCCACCCCAGATAGAAAAGCGGATAAAGAAACTCATAAACCAGGGAAAGAAGAAAGGATACATCACCTATGAAGACATAGACAAGGCGTTTCCTCCAAATTACGAGGAGTTCGATACGAACCTGATAGAAAAGATATACGAAGAACTTGAAAAGCACGGAATAAACATAGTCGAGAGTGATTCAGAAGAGGAAACAGAAACTTCCACAGAAGAACTTGAAGAACTCCTTGAAAAGGAATCACCCGAAATACACGACGCCAGCAACGTGAGGGATTCCATAAAGATGTACCTCAAAGAAATTGGCAAGATACCGCTTCTCACACCGGCTCAGGAAAGAGAACTTGCAAGACGAGCTCAAATGGGTGACAAGAAGGCCAAGGAAAAGCTCATAACGTCGAATTTGAGGCTAGTTGTCAGCATCGCAAAGCGTTACATGGGTCGTGGACTTTCTTTCCAGGATCTGATACAGGAAGGAAACATCGGACTTCTCAAAGCGGTGGAAAAATTCGACTGGAGGAAGGGTTACAAGTTCAGCACGTACGCTACCTGGTGGATCCGACAGGCTATTACAAGGGCAATAGCAGACCAGGCAAGAACTATCAGAATCCCTGTTCACATGGTTGAAACGATAAACAAGTTGAACAGGCTGAGAAGAGAATACTACCAGAAATACGGAGAGGAACCATCTGTGGAGGAACTTGCCAAGATGATGGGGAAACCACCAGAAAAGATAAAGGAGATACTCGAAGCGGCAAAAGAAACCATTTCGCTCGAGTCTCCGATTGGTGAAGATGAAGACTCCTCTATAGAAGATTTCGTGGCGGACGAATCGGTGCCTTCTCCAAAGAAAGAGGCCATGAGGATGCTCATGCGCGAAGAACTGGAAAAAGTTCTGAAAACCCTCAGTCCAAGAGAAGCCATGGTTCTCAGGATGAGGTATGGTCTGCTCGATGGGAAGCCAAAAACACTGGAAGAAGTGGGACAGTATTTCAACGTCACAAGGGAAAGGATCAGACAGATCGAAGTCAAGGCCCTTCGAAAGTTGAGACATCCTTCAAGAAGCAAATACTTGAAATCTCTGCTTTCATTGATGGATGAAAACGAAGGGTGA
- the plsY gene encoding glycerol-3-phosphate 1-O-acyltransferase PlsY, whose product MEWWVLPLLGYLIGSIPFSYLIPKWLKGVDVRKVGSGNVGATNAIRTTGPVVGGLCLLLDALKGFFPAFLAGYISGNPKLVSLTAILTVLGHDFPVFMKFKGGKGVASTLGVIFYLSWPTGVVFSLVWFFVVMITGYASLGSLIGLYTSALLGYLLKGYDAGMLILILAVLSTLRHSENIQRLLSGTERKVTLFKR is encoded by the coding sequence GTGGAATGGTGGGTTCTTCCCCTGCTTGGATATCTGATAGGATCGATTCCCTTCAGTTACCTGATTCCAAAGTGGCTCAAGGGTGTGGACGTGAGAAAAGTCGGAAGTGGGAACGTAGGGGCAACGAACGCGATCAGAACAACAGGACCTGTGGTTGGTGGACTCTGCCTTTTGCTTGATGCTTTGAAAGGATTTTTCCCCGCCTTCCTGGCAGGGTATATTTCCGGGAATCCAAAACTTGTTTCCCTGACGGCGATTTTGACCGTCCTTGGTCACGACTTTCCTGTCTTCATGAAGTTTAAGGGAGGAAAGGGCGTTGCCTCAACGCTCGGTGTCATCTTCTATCTGTCATGGCCCACGGGAGTTGTGTTTTCCCTCGTTTGGTTCTTCGTGGTGATGATCACCGGTTACGCTTCCCTTGGATCTCTCATTGGACTTTACACTTCTGCACTCCTGGGGTATCTCTTGAAGGGTTACGACGCCGGTATGTTGATCCTGATACTCGCCGTTCTGTCAACCCTTCGTCACTCGGAGAACATACAGAGACTCCTCTCTGGAACAGAAAGAAAGGTGACCCTCTTCAAGAGGTGA
- a CDS encoding ribosomal-processing cysteine protease Prp — protein MIEVTITDTFFEVKGHASNEVACASVSVLTQHVANFLKEEKVARIEKGSGYLKVEFEKLEPCEVKVLAAMVRSLRELEKKFPSQIKVEVILNGA, from the coding sequence ATGATAGAAGTAACCATCACCGATACTTTCTTCGAAGTGAAAGGCCATGCATCGAACGAAGTTGCCTGTGCGTCCGTGAGTGTCCTCACTCAGCATGTGGCGAACTTCTTGAAGGAAGAAAAGGTTGCCAGAATAGAGAAAGGATCGGGTTATCTGAAAGTGGAATTTGAAAAACTGGAACCGTGTGAAGTAAAGGTACTCGCAGCGATGGTGAGATCTTTGAGAGAACTGGAGAAGAAGTTTCCTTCCCAGATTAAAGTGGAGGTGATTCTGAATGGCGCATAA
- the der gene encoding ribosome biogenesis GTPase Der has translation MATVLIVGKPNVGKSTLFNKLVRKRKAIVEDEEGVTRDPVQDTVEWYGKTFRLVDTCGVFDNPQDVISKKMKEVTLNMIREADLVLFVVDGKNGITKEDESLADFLRKSGVDVILVANKTENQRRFEREIKPELYRLGFGDPIPVSAEHSINLDTLMEKIIQKLEEKGLDLETKPEITEAIKIAIVGRPNVGKSTLFNAILNKERALVSPIPGTTRDPVDDEVFIDGKKYIFVDTAGLRRKSRIEPKTVERYSTYRVVESIERADVAVIVLDATQGITRQDQRIAGLVERKGKASVVVFNKWDLVEHREKRYDEFTKLFREKLYFVDYSPLIFTSADKGWGVEKIIDAINLAYSSYTTKVPSSALNSALQKVLAFTNLPRGLKIFFGLQVDIKPPTFLFFVNNTEKIKEPQKVFLRRLIREYVFPFEGSPIFLKFKKSR, from the coding sequence ATGGCAACCGTTTTGATTGTTGGAAAACCCAACGTTGGAAAGTCTACTCTTTTCAACAAACTGGTGAGAAAGAGAAAGGCGATCGTTGAGGATGAAGAAGGGGTCACTCGTGACCCCGTTCAAGATACTGTGGAATGGTACGGAAAAACCTTCAGACTGGTTGACACGTGTGGTGTGTTCGACAACCCACAGGACGTGATCTCGAAGAAGATGAAAGAAGTGACCCTGAACATGATCAGGGAAGCGGACCTTGTTCTGTTCGTCGTCGATGGAAAAAACGGTATAACGAAAGAAGACGAGTCCCTTGCCGATTTTCTCAGGAAATCGGGAGTGGATGTTATTCTGGTGGCAAACAAAACGGAGAATCAGCGCAGGTTTGAAAGGGAGATAAAACCAGAACTCTACAGACTGGGATTCGGGGATCCCATACCTGTCTCGGCCGAACACAGTATCAACCTCGATACACTGATGGAAAAGATCATTCAGAAACTGGAGGAAAAGGGCCTGGATCTAGAAACGAAACCAGAGATAACCGAAGCGATAAAGATCGCCATCGTTGGACGTCCGAACGTTGGAAAATCCACTCTTTTCAACGCAATTTTGAACAAAGAACGGGCACTGGTTTCACCAATTCCCGGAACCACCAGAGATCCCGTGGATGACGAAGTGTTCATCGATGGAAAAAAATACATCTTCGTGGACACGGCAGGGCTCAGAAGGAAGTCAAGAATAGAACCAAAAACTGTGGAAAGGTACAGTACGTACAGAGTTGTTGAGAGTATAGAGAGAGCAGATGTCGCCGTCATCGTTCTCGATGCCACACAGGGTATCACAAGACAGGATCAGAGAATAGCGGGTCTGGTTGAAAGAAAGGGAAAAGCGAGCGTTGTTGTGTTCAACAAATGGGACCTGGTGGAACATCGTGAGAAGAGATACGATGAATTCACAAAACTCTTCAGGGAAAAACTTTACTTTGTTGACTACAGTCCTCTGATATTCACTTCTGCGGACAAAGGATGGGGAGTGGAAAAGATAATCGATGCCATCAACCTGGCGTACTCTTCCTACACGACCAAAGTACCTTCCAGTGCCCTGAACTCTGCTCTTCAGAAGGTACTGGCGTTCACCAACCTGCCGCGCGGTCTTAAGATCTTCTTTGGGCTCCAGGTTGACATAAAACCACCCACCTTTCTGTTCTTCGTGAACAACACAGAAAAGATCAAAGAACCACAGAAAGTCTTTCTGAGAAGGTTGATCAGAGAATACGTGTTCCCGTTTGAGGGATCCCCCATATTCCTGAAATTCAAAAAGAGCAGGTGA
- the rplU gene encoding 50S ribosomal protein L21, translated as MYAIVETAGRQYKVEEGKILYTEKQTEYAPGDEIVFDRVVLLRKDNEVLVGKPYVEGARVVGKVLEHAKARKVKTVKYRPRKNSKVEKGHRQWYTAIKIEKIEV; from the coding sequence TTGTACGCCATCGTGGAGACGGCAGGAAGGCAGTACAAAGTGGAGGAAGGAAAGATCCTTTACACCGAAAAGCAGACGGAGTACGCACCTGGAGACGAGATCGTTTTTGACAGAGTGGTACTTCTCAGAAAGGACAACGAAGTGCTCGTGGGAAAACCCTATGTTGAAGGTGCTAGGGTCGTTGGAAAGGTGCTCGAACACGCCAAAGCCAGAAAGGTGAAAACGGTGAAGTACAGACCCAGGAAAAACAGCAAGGTGGAAAAAGGACACAGGCAGTGGTATACTGCCATCAAGATCGAAAAGATTGAGGTATGA
- a CDS encoding tetratricopeptide repeat protein → MNSNEFEEAYLDMKSGKLDSALEKFLKLVEKEPSAEVWINIGNIYRRKNLLAKAMESYKRAMEINPKSAEALFNMGCTYYQMGKYFEALNLLKKAENLGLKDPKLKIVKALCRVKLNLPNPFEGLSDDERKLVKDLLKDG, encoded by the coding sequence TTGAACTCAAATGAGTTCGAAGAAGCGTACCTCGATATGAAGAGCGGAAAACTGGATAGCGCCCTGGAAAAGTTCTTGAAACTGGTTGAGAAAGAACCATCTGCTGAAGTGTGGATCAACATCGGAAACATATACAGGAGAAAGAATCTCCTGGCAAAAGCCATGGAAAGCTATAAAAGGGCTATGGAGATAAATCCAAAGAGCGCAGAAGCTCTGTTCAACATGGGGTGTACCTATTATCAGATGGGAAAGTATTTTGAAGCGCTGAACCTGTTGAAAAAAGCAGAGAATCTCGGTTTAAAGGACCCGAAGTTGAAAATCGTGAAGGCCCTGTGCAGGGTAAAACTCAACCTTCCCAATCCTTTTGAGGGTCTCAGTGATGATGAAAGGAAACTCGTGAAAGATCTGTTGAAAGATGGTTGA
- the rplM gene encoding 50S ribosomal protein L13, translating into MARYFPVQKTTMVKPEEVERKWYVVDASGKVLGRLATRIAKILMGKHKPTYTPHVDTGDYVIVVNADKVVLTGKKLDQKVYYWHSGYPGGLKSMTARQMLQKHPERLIWLAVKRMLPKNKMGRRMLRRLKVYASSEHPHQAQKPEPIEL; encoded by the coding sequence ATGGCTAGATACTTTCCCGTTCAAAAAACGACGATGGTGAAACCTGAAGAAGTGGAGAGAAAATGGTACGTCGTCGACGCTTCCGGAAAGGTTCTTGGAAGGTTGGCGACACGTATAGCAAAGATTTTGATGGGGAAACACAAACCAACTTACACTCCCCACGTTGACACAGGAGATTATGTGATCGTTGTGAACGCAGACAAAGTGGTGCTCACAGGCAAGAAGTTGGATCAGAAAGTGTACTACTGGCACTCCGGATACCCTGGTGGTCTCAAATCGATGACCGCAAGGCAGATGCTCCAGAAGCATCCAGAAAGACTCATATGGCTTGCGGTCAAGAGGATGCTTCCAAAGAACAAGATGGGCAGAAGGATGCTCAGAAGGCTCAAAGTGTACGCGTCTTCCGAACATCCTCATCAGGCTCAGAAACCAGAACCCATTGAATTGTGA
- the rpmA gene encoding 50S ribosomal protein L27: protein MAHKKSGGVAKNGRDSLPKYLGVKVGDGQFVKAGNILVRQRGTRFHPGKNVGMGRDFTLFALKDGRVKFEQKNNKKYVSVYEE from the coding sequence ATGGCGCATAAAAAGAGTGGCGGTGTTGCAAAGAACGGCAGAGACAGTCTTCCAAAGTATCTTGGGGTTAAAGTGGGAGACGGGCAATTCGTAAAAGCAGGGAACATACTTGTGAGGCAGAGGGGTACAAGGTTTCACCCAGGAAAGAACGTCGGAATGGGAAGAGATTTCACGCTCTTTGCTCTGAAGGATGGTAGGGTGAAGTTCGAACAGAAAAACAACAAAAAGTATGTGAGCGTCTATGAGGAGTGA
- the mfd gene encoding transcription-repair coupling factor: MVEILLVPNEREIHLEGYLFYPSRDNLPLEDVPLSPEVKKKRMEILWRLLKGENLKIVTTLKALTEKIFSPESLKERTIEVRRSASFYLSPERFVEMGYERTFTVQMPGEFSIRGGILDIFSPGYDFPVRIELFGEVVEDIRFFDVSTQRSFQKVDEVYILPFLDEYGDSSLLDFVKDVRFTCENLEKALTEYRKIRKELKDLLKEKYDLFFDEGVLERVLKNVEKTSAGATVSSGIEERSLPLVDIDEIEEGELVVHKEHGIAIFEGMIRLKSVLGERDYLKLKYEDAVLYVPVEKIDRVHRYIGDPSQVKLDRLNRGRWKRTLKKVREDIEKRVRELVELYLKREEVRGTLLPGDPELEEKFAETFPYIETPDQQKCIEEVLTDLSSEKPMDRLLCGDAGVGKTEVALRAAFRAVVSGKQVAVLVPTTVLARQHYENFKERLEPFGVRVELLDSSRTLRERKEILEGLKKGEIDVVIGTHALLNERVEFSDLGLVIIDEEQKFGVEQKEKFKKMRLSVNVLSLSATPIPRTLHMALSGMKDLSVINAPPPGRKPVHVYIAEYNEELVKGAVVREVNRGGQVIYVHNRVEELPEVLENLKRMFPELRIAMAHGKMSRRVMEKVVHEFYSGNIDVLLCTTIIENGVDIPNANTLIVDDAHRYGLAQLYQLRGRVGRSDRRAFAYFLYPKGVPKSALERLRVLKAHTGPGSGLQIAMKDMEMRGIGDVLGLEQHGNIISIGLKLYNEILRETVTKVKKKRVERKHTVQIEIENPPGRFFIPEDYISNPVERLRMYRRLASASEEGEIEEILEEMRDRFGEPPEEVKLLLDYFRIRIRASKLGIRKIRFDHFMVELLPGKNSPLLKHPGYNPRSGTVVLYKRGDPIEYLLKILKNEG, translated from the coding sequence ATGGTTGAAATACTTCTGGTTCCAAATGAAAGAGAGATACATCTAGAAGGATATCTCTTCTATCCCTCGAGAGACAACCTGCCTCTCGAAGATGTTCCTCTATCACCTGAAGTGAAAAAGAAGAGGATGGAGATCCTCTGGAGGCTTCTCAAAGGTGAAAATCTAAAAATCGTCACCACCCTGAAAGCCCTTACCGAAAAGATTTTCTCACCGGAATCTTTGAAGGAAAGAACCATCGAAGTCAGACGTTCTGCTTCGTTCTATCTTTCCCCCGAAAGGTTCGTGGAAATGGGATACGAAAGGACCTTCACCGTTCAAATGCCGGGGGAGTTCTCCATCAGAGGTGGAATCCTGGACATCTTCTCTCCAGGATACGACTTTCCCGTGAGGATAGAACTCTTTGGAGAAGTCGTGGAAGACATCAGATTCTTCGATGTTTCCACTCAGAGATCTTTCCAGAAAGTCGACGAGGTTTATATTCTACCCTTTCTCGATGAATACGGAGACAGTTCACTGCTCGACTTTGTAAAGGATGTACGTTTCACCTGTGAGAATCTGGAGAAAGCCCTGACGGAATACCGAAAGATAAGAAAAGAGTTGAAAGACCTATTAAAGGAAAAATACGATCTGTTCTTCGATGAAGGTGTCCTGGAAAGAGTTCTGAAAAACGTGGAGAAGACATCCGCCGGTGCAACCGTCTCTTCTGGTATCGAGGAGAGATCGCTTCCCCTGGTGGACATCGACGAAATAGAAGAGGGAGAACTCGTCGTTCACAAAGAACACGGAATCGCCATCTTCGAAGGCATGATCAGATTGAAGAGTGTTCTTGGAGAGCGGGACTATCTAAAACTGAAGTACGAAGATGCGGTTCTTTATGTTCCAGTTGAAAAAATTGACAGGGTACACAGATACATAGGTGACCCATCTCAGGTAAAACTCGACAGATTGAACAGGGGAAGATGGAAGAGAACGCTGAAAAAAGTACGGGAAGACATCGAAAAAAGGGTACGAGAACTCGTTGAACTTTACCTGAAGAGAGAAGAAGTGAGAGGAACACTACTTCCCGGTGATCCCGAACTGGAAGAAAAATTCGCGGAAACCTTTCCATACATAGAAACCCCTGACCAGCAGAAATGCATAGAAGAAGTTCTGACTGACCTGTCATCGGAGAAACCCATGGACAGACTGTTATGTGGTGATGCTGGAGTGGGCAAAACGGAAGTGGCACTTCGTGCTGCCTTTCGCGCTGTGGTATCCGGGAAACAGGTGGCAGTACTTGTTCCCACCACTGTGCTTGCCAGACAGCACTATGAGAACTTCAAAGAAAGACTCGAGCCTTTCGGTGTTAGAGTTGAACTTCTCGACAGTTCCAGAACGCTGCGGGAAAGAAAAGAGATACTGGAAGGACTGAAAAAGGGTGAAATAGACGTCGTAATAGGAACGCATGCTCTTTTGAACGAAAGAGTGGAATTTTCAGATCTTGGACTCGTCATCATCGACGAGGAACAAAAGTTCGGTGTTGAACAGAAAGAAAAATTCAAAAAGATGAGACTTTCTGTGAACGTTCTCTCCCTGAGTGCCACGCCAATTCCGCGAACGCTCCACATGGCGCTCTCCGGGATGAAGGACCTTTCTGTGATAAACGCTCCTCCACCTGGTCGAAAACCTGTGCACGTTTACATTGCTGAATACAACGAAGAACTGGTGAAAGGGGCCGTCGTGAGAGAGGTGAACAGAGGAGGACAGGTGATCTACGTCCACAACAGGGTGGAAGAACTTCCAGAGGTGCTCGAAAACCTGAAGAGGATGTTTCCAGAACTCAGAATAGCAATGGCACACGGTAAGATGTCCAGAAGAGTCATGGAAAAGGTCGTTCATGAGTTCTACAGTGGAAACATCGACGTTCTTTTGTGTACAACGATCATCGAAAACGGCGTTGATATACCGAACGCCAACACGCTGATCGTCGACGATGCTCACAGGTACGGTCTTGCCCAGCTCTATCAGCTCAGGGGAAGGGTGGGAAGGAGTGATAGGAGGGCTTTCGCGTACTTTCTGTATCCAAAAGGGGTTCCAAAAAGTGCTCTGGAAAGACTCAGGGTGCTCAAGGCACACACAGGTCCAGGCAGTGGTCTGCAGATTGCCATGAAAGACATGGAGATGCGGGGTATCGGAGATGTTCTGGGACTGGAGCAGCACGGAAACATCATCTCCATTGGTTTGAAACTGTACAACGAAATCCTGAGGGAAACTGTGACAAAGGTGAAGAAAAAACGGGTAGAGAGAAAGCACACCGTTCAAATTGAGATAGAAAATCCTCCAGGCAGGTTCTTCATACCTGAGGATTACATTTCAAACCCCGTGGAAAGACTGAGAATGTACAGAAGACTTGCGTCCGCTTCTGAAGAGGGGGAAATAGAAGAGATACTGGAAGAAATGAGGGATCGATTCGGAGAGCCGCCAGAAGAGGTGAAACTGCTTCTGGATTACTTCAGAATAAGAATAAGAGCATCAAAACTGGGTATAAGAAAAATCAGATTCGACCACTTCATGGTGGAACTCCTTCCGGGTAAAAATTCTCCACTTTTGAAACATCCAGGGTACAATCCAAGATCCGGTACTGTCGTCCTGTACAAAAGGGGTGATCCGATAGAGTATCTTCTGAAGATTTTGAAAAATGAAGGGTGA
- the dnaG gene encoding DNA primase, with protein MIPREVIEEIKEKVDIVEVVSEYVNLTRVGSSYRALCPFHAETNPSFYVHPGLKIYHCFGCGASGDVIKFIQEMEGITFQEALERLARRAGVDLSAYRSTGSSDYAKYVHLYERVWKRYVDELKRSHQAKEYLLSRGFTEEEMENYGFGYVPEGSEIAVEVGKELNLKEDEVVKYGLALKKGNRLVDRFEGRLIVPIKNDRGQIVAFGGRLLGDGEPKYLNSPDTRYFSKKKTLFLFDEAKKVAKDVGFFVVTEGYFDALAFRRDGIPTAVAVLGASLSREAILKISAYSKNVILCFDNDRAGLRATLKSLEDLLEYEFNVLIATPDPYKDPDELFQKEGRGSLKDMLKKSVSFEYFLTKAGEVFFDKGSPAGMRSYLSFLKRWVQRMRRKGYLKNIDNLVKEVSSSTQIPENQILNFFESDRSNNVPVQEAKVQKVYDEGKGLAYLFLNYENFRERILELDLDVLEDHNAKEFFKRVSSIENINEAIETLPKEMKDWIFRVLEEVPPPKDPEKFFCDLSERLKTRQLKKRLEEIEKLIKQSVDEEEKRILLNMKLDLLRKIKGR; from the coding sequence GTGATTCCTCGAGAGGTGATCGAGGAGATAAAGGAAAAGGTTGACATCGTTGAAGTGGTTTCAGAGTACGTGAATCTCACAAGGGTTGGTTCCTCGTATCGGGCACTCTGTCCCTTTCATGCAGAAACGAATCCTTCCTTTTATGTCCACCCGGGTTTGAAGATATACCATTGTTTTGGATGCGGTGCAAGTGGAGACGTCATCAAGTTCATTCAGGAAATGGAGGGAATAACCTTTCAGGAAGCTCTGGAAAGGCTTGCAAGAAGGGCTGGTGTAGATCTTTCCGCGTACAGATCAACTGGAAGTTCTGATTACGCCAAATACGTTCATCTGTACGAGAGGGTCTGGAAGAGATATGTTGACGAACTCAAAAGATCACACCAGGCAAAGGAGTATCTGTTGTCCAGAGGGTTCACCGAGGAAGAAATGGAGAACTACGGATTCGGTTACGTTCCTGAAGGCTCGGAAATAGCTGTTGAAGTCGGAAAAGAGTTGAATCTGAAGGAAGACGAAGTGGTGAAGTACGGGCTGGCCTTGAAGAAGGGAAACAGGCTGGTCGATAGATTCGAAGGGAGGTTGATCGTTCCAATAAAAAACGACAGGGGACAGATCGTTGCCTTCGGAGGTCGTTTGTTGGGAGACGGTGAACCAAAGTACCTGAACTCTCCAGATACCAGATACTTCTCCAAGAAAAAGACACTGTTTCTCTTCGATGAGGCAAAAAAGGTGGCGAAAGATGTTGGTTTTTTCGTTGTAACTGAGGGATATTTCGATGCCCTGGCGTTCAGAAGAGACGGTATACCAACCGCGGTGGCAGTTCTGGGAGCAAGTCTTTCGCGCGAGGCCATACTGAAAATTTCTGCATATTCAAAGAACGTGATCTTGTGTTTCGACAACGACAGGGCAGGTCTCAGAGCCACTTTGAAATCTCTAGAAGATCTTCTGGAATACGAGTTCAACGTTTTGATAGCAACACCTGATCCCTACAAGGATCCGGATGAGCTCTTTCAAAAAGAAGGAAGAGGGTCTCTCAAAGATATGCTCAAAAAATCTGTTTCTTTTGAGTATTTCCTGACAAAGGCGGGAGAAGTTTTTTTCGATAAGGGTAGTCCTGCAGGTATGAGGTCCTATCTTTCCTTCCTGAAAAGATGGGTCCAGAGGATGAGAAGAAAGGGATACCTCAAGAATATAGACAATCTCGTGAAAGAGGTTTCCAGTTCGACTCAAATACCAGAAAACCAGATCTTGAACTTTTTCGAAAGCGATAGGTCTAATAATGTGCCTGTTCAAGAGGCAAAGGTGCAAAAGGTCTACGACGAAGGAAAAGGGCTTGCCTATCTGTTCTTGAACTACGAGAACTTCAGAGAAAGGATACTAGAACTCGACCTGGATGTTCTGGAAGATCACAATGCAAAAGAGTTCTTCAAGAGAGTATCTTCGATTGAGAACATAAACGAAGCAATAGAGACACTTCCGAAAGAGATGAAGGACTGGATCTTCAGAGTCCTGGAAGAAGTTCCCCCTCCAAAGGATCCGGAAAAGTTCTTTTGCGATCTCTCCGAGAGATTGAAAACTCGTCAGTTGAAGAAACGCCTGGAGGAGATAGAAAAGTTGATAAAACAGAGTGTCGATGAGGAGGAAAAGCGCATCCTCTTGAACATGAAGTTGGACCTTTTGAGAAAGATCAAGGGGAGGTGA
- the rpsI gene encoding 30S ribosomal protein S9, translating to MASVIGYYGTGRRKTAVARVYLRPGDGKVKVNGKEYESLNDYFKNIAWTKHAIEPLEVTNTIGKFDLVIRVNGGGLSGQAGAVRLGIARALLQYDENLKPVLKKYKMLTRDPREVERKKYGLKKARRAPQFSKR from the coding sequence ATGGCCAGTGTTATCGGATATTACGGAACGGGAAGAAGAAAGACTGCGGTTGCAAGAGTTTACCTGAGGCCTGGTGATGGAAAGGTCAAAGTGAACGGAAAAGAGTACGAAAGTTTGAATGACTATTTCAAAAACATCGCCTGGACGAAGCACGCCATAGAACCTCTTGAGGTGACGAACACCATTGGAAAATTCGATCTTGTGATCAGAGTAAACGGTGGAGGTCTTTCTGGACAGGCCGGTGCTGTGAGACTGGGTATAGCCCGTGCTCTGCTTCAGTACGATGAAAACCTGAAACCTGTTCTCAAAAAGTACAAGATGCTCACAAGAGATCCGAGAGAAGTCGAGAGAAAGAAGTACGGTTTGAAGAAAGCAAGAAGGGCACCACAGTTCTCCAAGAGATGA
- a CDS encoding ECF transporter S component, with protein sequence MRSERVNSIKRISFVGVFSALATLMMFLEFPIFPQASFLKYDPSEIPALIVSFLLGPKVGMLVILIKDILFFLVKSGDPVGIAMNAVLGMSFVGLAGLIYHRNKSKITAIKGMTIATLFTTGFALGLNALIVPLYFKAPFDLYLKFFPFILAFNLVKFGVDSMVTFFVYKKVSSIFKLEIVEGRNSNG encoded by the coding sequence ATGAGGAGTGAAAGGGTGAACAGCATAAAGCGTATCTCCTTTGTTGGGGTGTTTTCTGCCCTTGCAACACTCATGATGTTTCTGGAATTTCCCATATTTCCACAGGCAAGTTTTTTGAAATACGATCCCAGTGAGATCCCAGCACTCATTGTGAGTTTTCTGCTGGGACCAAAGGTGGGTATGCTTGTAATCTTGATCAAGGATATTCTGTTCTTTCTGGTGAAATCCGGTGATCCTGTGGGAATAGCGATGAACGCAGTCTTGGGAATGTCCTTTGTTGGACTGGCTGGACTCATTTACCACAGAAATAAAAGCAAGATAACGGCCATAAAGGGAATGACCATAGCCACTCTATTCACAACAGGATTTGCGCTTGGTTTGAACGCGTTGATCGTTCCACTGTACTTCAAGGCTCCTTTCGATTTGTACTTGAAGTTTTTTCCGTTCATTCTGGCTTTCAATCTCGTGAAGTTCGGGGTTGACTCGATGGTTACTTTCTTCGTCTACAAGAAGGTTTCGAGTATTTTCAAGTTAGAAATAGTAGAAGGGAGGAACAGCAATGGCTAG